A genomic region of Papaver somniferum cultivar HN1 chromosome 7, ASM357369v1, whole genome shotgun sequence contains the following coding sequences:
- the LOC113294650 gene encoding uncharacterized protein LOC113294650, with translation MICELEDDEGNIVADQDKIEDVLFFHHKFQNKEVTIDDSLLDVIPQLISDQDQVMIEAVPELEEIKNAVFSMNADGAPGPDSFSVLLPKVQGAKKPNQFRPIGLRNFNFKIFTKILATRMNNLMGKLVSNQQAAYIKGRSIHQQVMLASELVNEMKHTRRGGNVGLKLDISQAYDSVNWNFLFKVLQKYGFSAAWCEWLKVLFASAKISVMINGGPQDDVFIFSNGSKKSLEALITLLKTYQDSSGQIINKQKSKCFVEDCTPSRRNQIVSLMQMELTTFPGKYLGVILKPGRVKSATV, from the exons ATGATTTGTGAACTTGAGGATGATGAGGGTAATATTGTAGCAGATCAAGATAAAATAGAagatgttttgttttttcaccaTAAATTTCAGAATAAAGAAGTAACCATAGATGATTCCTTGTTGGATGTTATTCCTCAATTAATATCAGACCAGGATCAAGTTATGATAGAAGCAGTACCTGAATTAGAAGAAATTAAGAATGCAGTATTCAGCATGAATGCAGATGGAGCTCCAGGACCAGATAGCTTCTCAG TACTTCTTCCTAAAGTTCAAGGTGCAAAGAAACCAAACCAGTTCAGACCTATTGGTttaagaaatttcaatttcaaaatcttTACAAAAATACTAGCTACAAGAATGAATAATCTGATGGGTAAATTAGTTTCTAACCAGCAAGCAGCATACATTAAAGGCAGAAGTATACATCAACAGGTTATGTTAGCTTCTGAGTTGGTTAATGAAATGAAGCAtacaagaagaggaggaaatgtTGGCTTGAAACTGGACATATCACAAGCATATGACTCAGTGAATTGGAATTTTCTGTTTAAAgtacttcaaaaatatggatttTCTGCAGCTTGGTGTGAGTGGTTAAAAGTATTGTTTGCATCTGCTAAAATCTCTGTCATGATAAATGGAGGACCTCAAG atgatgtattCATCTTCAGTAATGGTTCAAAGAAAAGTTTAGAAGCTCTCATCACTCTGCTCAAGACTTATCAAGATAGTTCTGGTCAGATAATCAACAAACagaaaagtaaatgttttgtAGAAGATTGTACTCCATCAAGAAGAAATCAGATTGTTAGTTTAATGCAAATGGAACTTACAACATTTCCTGGAAAATACTTAGGTGTCATATTGAAGCCTGGGAGAGTTAAGTCTGCTACTGTGTGA